A region of uncultured Draconibacterium sp. DNA encodes the following proteins:
- a CDS encoding gliding motility lipoprotein GldH — protein MSRFFQIILFAGIVVLMAACESHSVFDKYKPINKGVWNKDSLVVFKVPVTDTLQNQNLYINVRNNVDYRYSNLWLFVTIEQPGGETVKDTFEMVLADPSGKWLGEGFGGLKTREAIYRRNVFFPHSGDYTISLQQGMRSNELKGISDVGVRVEKIK, from the coding sequence ATGAGTCGTTTTTTTCAGATTATACTTTTTGCGGGAATTGTGGTGTTGATGGCAGCTTGCGAATCGCATAGCGTTTTCGATAAATACAAACCAATAAACAAAGGCGTTTGGAACAAAGATTCGCTGGTAGTGTTTAAGGTGCCGGTTACCGATACCCTTCAAAATCAGAATCTTTATATTAATGTGCGCAACAATGTGGATTACCGCTACAGCAACCTGTGGCTGTTTGTTACCATTGAGCAACCCGGTGGCGAAACGGTGAAAGATACTTTCGAAATGGTGCTGGCCGATCCGTCGGGGAAATGGCTGGGTGAAGGTTTTGGCGGATTAAAGACCCGTGAGGCCATTTACCGGCGCAATGTGTTTTTCCCCCATTCGGGCGATTATACCATAAGTTTGCAGCAAGGCATGCGAAGCAACGAGCTAAAAGGAATTTCCGACGTGGGTGTGCGTGTGGAAAAAATCAAATAG
- the trmB gene encoding tRNA (guanosine(46)-N7)-methyltransferase TrmB — protein sequence MGKGKLKKFDEMQGFEHVVQAPFHKVGHDDFHLKGKWSAEFFKNDQPLILELGCGKGEYTVELAAMNPNINYIGVDIKGARLWKGAKLAFQREMTNVGFLRTNIELIPQFFGKDEVDEIWLTFPDPQMRKARKRLTSTTFLNKYRKFLKPGGVVHLKTDSNFQYHYTLEMAKLNQFEILAETDNLYEWEGLTDVLRIRTFYEKQWLDRGIPSKYLAFIPHDGEYIEPEIDIERDEYRSFGRSARDL from the coding sequence GTGGGAAAAGGAAAGCTGAAGAAATTTGATGAAATGCAAGGCTTTGAACACGTTGTTCAGGCGCCGTTTCATAAGGTTGGACACGATGATTTTCATTTAAAAGGAAAATGGTCGGCCGAATTTTTTAAAAACGATCAGCCCCTGATTTTAGAATTGGGTTGTGGCAAGGGTGAGTATACTGTTGAGCTGGCGGCAATGAATCCGAACATCAACTACATTGGTGTGGATATTAAAGGCGCGCGGCTGTGGAAAGGCGCAAAACTGGCCTTCCAGCGCGAAATGACAAATGTGGGATTCCTGCGTACCAACATCGAATTGATTCCGCAGTTTTTTGGCAAGGATGAAGTAGATGAGATCTGGCTCACTTTCCCCGATCCGCAAATGCGGAAAGCGCGCAAACGCCTTACCTCAACAACGTTCCTGAATAAATACCGGAAGTTTTTGAAACCCGGCGGTGTGGTGCATTTAAAAACCGACAGTAATTTTCAGTACCACTACACGCTGGAGATGGCTAAACTCAATCAATTCGAAATATTGGCCGAAACCGATAATTTGTACGAGTGGGAAGGTTTGACCGATGTGCTGCGTATCCGTACGTTTTACGAAAAACAGTGGCTCGACCGTGGAATACCAAGTAAATACCTGGCATTTATTCCACACGACGGCGAATACATAGAGCCCGAAATTGATATTGAACGCGACGAGTATCGCAGTTTTGGGCGTAGTGCAAGAGACTTATAA
- a CDS encoding four helix bundle protein, translating into MKDRTYDLEERLIIFVLLVDGIIEKLPSTRLANHLSGQMIRSSTSPALNYGEAQAAESQRDFVHKMQVVLKELRETKVCLKIMYKKKFVADEDILSVLRENEELLAIFAKSVKTARSKLSH; encoded by the coding sequence ATGAAAGACCGAACATACGATTTGGAGGAAAGGCTAATTATTTTTGTTCTGTTAGTTGATGGAATAATCGAAAAACTTCCTTCAACACGATTAGCGAACCATTTGTCAGGACAGATGATAAGAAGTTCAACTTCTCCTGCACTGAACTATGGAGAGGCACAGGCTGCAGAGTCTCAAAGGGATTTTGTTCATAAAATGCAAGTTGTTTTAAAAGAACTCAGGGAGACCAAGGTGTGTCTGAAAATTATGTACAAGAAGAAATTTGTTGCAGATGAGGACATTTTATCTGTTTTGAGAGAGAACGAAGAATTATTGGCCATTTTCGCTAAAAGTGTTAAAACAGCCAGATCAAAACTAAGTCATTAA
- a CDS encoding MGMT family protein has translation MSDFFNQVYEVVKQIPPGRVTSYGAIAACLGSPGAARMVGWAMNASHSHPEFVPAHRVVNRNGLLTGKHHFDNPNAMQELLEAEGLKLDGDKILDFKEKFWDPTKEL, from the coding sequence ATGAGCGATTTTTTTAACCAGGTTTACGAAGTAGTAAAGCAGATACCACCGGGACGGGTAACATCGTACGGTGCAATTGCCGCCTGCCTTGGGTCGCCGGGAGCAGCTCGAATGGTGGGCTGGGCAATGAATGCCAGTCATTCGCATCCCGAATTTGTTCCGGCACACCGGGTGGTAAACCGCAACGGACTGCTAACCGGTAAACATCACTTCGATAATCCCAATGCCATGCAGGAGTTGCTGGAAGCCGAAGGGCTGAAACTGGATGGTGACAAGATCCTCGATTTTAAAGAAAAATTCTGGGACCCGACGAAGGAACTCTAA
- a CDS encoding Mrp/NBP35 family ATP-binding protein, producing the protein MADIPRKLIVPKDVTDALRTVKYPGSDEDVVQLEMPQEIRIAGQRISFSLVFQKSNDPNIEALVIACEAAIKKYLGEQVEIEDNIAVKFIHDMERPVLPNVKNIVAIASGKGGVGKSTVAVNTAVALAKGGAKVGLLDADIFGPSIPKMFGVEGERPAGVKINDREMINPLEKYGVKFLSVGFFVDPDSAIIWRGPMASNALKQLISEGNWGELDYLLIDLPPGTSDIHLTLVQSVPVTGAVIVTTPQDVALADVVRGTSMFQSKSVDVPVLGLVENMAWFTPEELPENKYYIFGKEGGVKLADKLGLPLLGQIPIVQSIREGGDEGTPVAANGDTITGQAFADVAEKVKHRVHVRNIQMAPTKKVKISRK; encoded by the coding sequence ATGGCAGATATACCAAGAAAATTAATTGTCCCGAAAGATGTTACCGATGCGCTGCGCACCGTAAAATATCCGGGAAGCGACGAAGATGTGGTGCAACTGGAAATGCCACAGGAAATCCGCATTGCCGGACAACGAATCAGTTTTTCGCTGGTTTTTCAGAAAAGCAACGACCCGAATATTGAGGCACTGGTTATAGCGTGCGAAGCAGCCATAAAAAAATACCTTGGCGAGCAGGTTGAAATTGAAGACAACATAGCCGTGAAATTCATTCACGACATGGAGCGTCCGGTTTTGCCCAACGTTAAAAATATTGTGGCCATTGCTTCGGGTAAAGGTGGTGTTGGTAAATCAACGGTTGCTGTTAACACAGCTGTTGCGCTGGCAAAAGGTGGCGCAAAAGTGGGTTTGTTGGATGCCGATATTTTTGGTCCCTCAATTCCAAAAATGTTTGGTGTTGAAGGCGAACGTCCGGCAGGAGTAAAAATCAACGATCGCGAAATGATCAATCCACTGGAAAAATACGGTGTAAAATTCTTATCAGTAGGCTTTTTTGTTGATCCCGACAGTGCCATTATCTGGCGCGGGCCAATGGCATCAAACGCTCTGAAGCAGCTGATTTCGGAAGGAAACTGGGGCGAACTGGATTATTTGCTGATCGACCTGCCTCCTGGCACCAGCGATATTCACCTTACCCTGGTACAAAGCGTTCCGGTAACCGGAGCGGTGATTGTAACCACTCCGCAGGATGTGGCTTTGGCCGATGTTGTTCGCGGAACCAGTATGTTCCAAAGTAAATCGGTTGATGTACCGGTATTGGGTTTGGTAGAAAACATGGCCTGGTTTACACCGGAAGAACTGCCTGAAAATAAATACTACATTTTTGGAAAGGAAGGTGGTGTAAAACTGGCCGATAAGTTAGGCTTACCATTGTTGGGGCAAATTCCGATTGTTCAGAGCATTCGCGAAGGTGGCGATGAAGGTACTCCGGTAGCTGCCAACGGCGACACAATTACGGGGCAGGCTTTTGCCGATGTAGCTGAAAAAGTGAAACATCGTGTGCATGTGCGCAACATACAAATGGCGCCAACCAAAAAGGTAAAAATTTCACGAAAATAA
- a CDS encoding tetratricopeptide repeat protein, translated as MKKRFLHTIFLFLLVSIFAGCSTEKNTRASRTFHNVTSRYNVYFNANEAVKEGVATIEERIEDDFTRILPIYKESDPSATRMVKSDMDYAVIKCSKLIEIHSITKKPKRKKGGGSRKYQEFASQDEFNNWIDDSYLLMGKAYFYQHNFYAAIDNFSYVVRKYPDEETADEAQVWLIRAYTELERYIEANEVIQAIQSYDDFPKSLERDFAIATAFYYKKQFEYDNAIRLLDIAIDKTLWKKDKARLQYIVAQLYQELGQNEAAATAFKKVTKMNPDYTMAFNAMINSAGVFSGEGNTEDLKKQLNKMLRDKKNVDFRDQIYYALGNIFFREGNRDVAKDNYKESVATSFKNQYQRALSSITLADIYFEDLNYRGAQSYYDSAMIIIDETYPNYDNVSARYRSLTNLVDNILLVEREDSLQRVAQMSDVEREALIANLMKEEQERQRNMENVAMQDAQSQGYFRSNRYRMGMGNSGGGGWYFYNPQTVSYGRVTFQQQWGRRTLEDDWRRSNKAIVSMEEGEQMAEAEPEEQRVEDPLKKEFYTQDLPLTDSMMTVSHARIRDALYNAGKIFKSEFEDYERSAEAFEELIKRYPNNIYLLSAYFDLYDLYELLGDKEKANYYRNLIISEYPKSKFAQFLQNPNFFVEMAAKTDSMNHLYQETFRNYKQGRYQNVLSLTGQMKNMEPDTVILPKIDFMEMVANGVLTDVHNFEALLKGYLTEYPAKEPSPLANEILTLIQDSTLTDYQKLVEMGYISEEIQNEELLPENFFADDEFGGKFSYDEDLLHYFVIAYPRDEEDNIDLNRLKFDIANYNIDHYTKIDFDIETEYLDDKLAFVLVRSMTNKENALIYHGAIIRKASVFKTLQGIDYMNFVISSTNYRAVMEERSTADYMKFFVKNYSRFIRSNFSDDEMDISPEELMARAAAEDNALNERGTFVTVNAGPAGLYDTNVDTTQNFVIAVKDKNLSLRPLMRGFADFNRDQFRSWGLALQAKEVGDYRLLVVHGIPAINESMSYFRRAITTRSLFEPLGQSTYRNFLITDDNLKALLDENKVDEYIVFFRDNYIQRRASDSSSDTESQTTTPTTATQAAEPTPDVQAERASLADSPYNQNIEGPHRIVFVIPATGVFKDAFINGIAAYNQSNFANSGFTIEEQQLDQVRQLIIVKGMEDEATARQYFSVVVRNRDLFDPLGTAQYRNFLISDENFGIFLREKNITEYMDFYKAIYLGN; from the coding sequence TTGAAGAAACGATTTTTACATACCATATTCCTGTTCTTATTGGTTTCGATTTTTGCCGGCTGTTCTACTGAAAAAAATACCCGTGCATCACGAACTTTCCATAATGTTACTTCGCGTTACAATGTTTATTTTAATGCCAACGAGGCAGTAAAAGAAGGTGTTGCAACGATTGAAGAACGTATTGAGGACGACTTTACCCGTATTTTGCCCATCTACAAAGAAAGCGATCCATCGGCTACGCGAATGGTAAAATCGGATATGGATTATGCGGTTATAAAATGTTCGAAACTAATCGAGATTCATTCCATTACCAAAAAGCCAAAACGTAAAAAGGGTGGTGGTTCGCGCAAATACCAGGAGTTTGCCAGCCAGGATGAGTTTAACAATTGGATCGACGACAGTTACCTCTTAATGGGGAAAGCCTATTTCTATCAACATAATTTTTATGCGGCCATCGATAATTTCTCGTATGTGGTGCGTAAATACCCCGACGAAGAAACCGCTGATGAGGCGCAGGTTTGGCTGATTCGGGCCTATACCGAGCTGGAACGTTATATTGAAGCCAACGAAGTTATTCAGGCCATTCAGTCGTACGATGATTTCCCTAAAAGCCTGGAGCGCGATTTTGCCATTGCAACGGCTTTCTATTACAAGAAGCAGTTTGAATACGACAATGCTATTCGCTTGCTCGATATTGCCATCGACAAAACCTTATGGAAAAAAGATAAGGCCCGTCTGCAATATATTGTAGCGCAACTATACCAGGAGCTTGGCCAGAATGAGGCGGCAGCGACAGCCTTTAAAAAGGTTACTAAAATGAATCCTGATTATACCATGGCGTTTAACGCGATGATAAATAGTGCAGGTGTATTCTCGGGCGAAGGAAATACGGAAGATTTGAAAAAGCAGTTGAATAAAATGCTGCGCGACAAAAAGAATGTCGATTTCCGCGACCAGATCTATTATGCTTTAGGTAACATTTTTTTCCGCGAAGGAAACCGCGATGTGGCCAAGGATAACTACAAAGAATCGGTAGCTACAAGTTTTAAAAATCAATACCAGCGGGCATTATCGTCGATTACGCTGGCCGATATTTATTTCGAGGATTTGAATTACCGCGGCGCACAGTCGTACTACGATAGTGCAATGATCATTATCGACGAAACGTATCCGAATTACGACAATGTGTCGGCACGCTACCGGAGTTTAACAAATTTGGTTGATAATATACTTTTGGTTGAACGTGAAGACAGTCTGCAAAGAGTGGCTCAAATGTCGGATGTAGAGCGCGAAGCTTTGATTGCCAACCTGATGAAAGAAGAACAGGAGCGACAGCGAAACATGGAAAATGTGGCCATGCAGGATGCACAAAGTCAGGGGTATTTCCGCTCAAACCGTTACCGCATGGGAATGGGAAATTCAGGTGGCGGAGGCTGGTATTTCTATAATCCGCAAACCGTGTCGTACGGGCGGGTAACTTTCCAGCAGCAATGGGGGCGACGAACGCTTGAGGACGATTGGCGACGATCGAACAAGGCCATTGTGTCGATGGAAGAAGGCGAGCAAATGGCTGAAGCCGAACCCGAAGAACAGCGTGTGGAAGACCCGTTGAAAAAGGAATTCTATACACAGGATTTGCCTTTAACCGATTCGATGATGACAGTATCGCACGCACGAATTCGAGACGCACTTTACAACGCAGGAAAAATATTTAAATCGGAATTTGAAGATTACGAACGCTCGGCCGAGGCTTTTGAAGAGCTGATAAAACGTTATCCAAACAATATTTATCTCTTGTCGGCTTATTTTGATTTGTACGATTTATATGAGTTATTGGGCGACAAAGAAAAAGCAAACTATTACCGGAATCTCATTATTTCTGAATATCCGAAAAGTAAGTTCGCGCAGTTTCTGCAAAATCCAAATTTCTTTGTGGAGATGGCAGCCAAAACCGACAGCATGAACCACTTGTACCAGGAAACATTCCGAAATTACAAGCAGGGAAGGTACCAAAACGTACTGTCGCTTACCGGGCAAATGAAAAACATGGAGCCGGATACGGTGATCCTTCCGAAAATTGATTTTATGGAAATGGTTGCCAATGGGGTGTTAACCGATGTACACAATTTTGAAGCCTTGCTAAAAGGGTACCTGACAGAATATCCGGCAAAAGAACCATCGCCGCTGGCGAATGAAATACTTACGCTTATTCAGGACAGCACGCTTACCGATTACCAGAAACTGGTGGAAATGGGATACATCAGCGAAGAGATTCAAAACGAAGAACTGTTGCCCGAAAATTTCTTTGCCGACGACGAGTTTGGTGGTAAATTCAGTTACGACGAAGATCTGTTGCATTATTTTGTTATTGCCTATCCGCGCGACGAAGAGGACAATATCGATTTGAATCGTCTGAAGTTTGATATTGCCAATTACAACATCGACCACTATACAAAAATTGATTTCGATATTGAGACGGAATACCTCGACGATAAGCTGGCTTTTGTGTTGGTGCGCTCGATGACCAACAAAGAAAATGCCCTAATCTATCACGGAGCGATTATCAGAAAAGCATCGGTTTTCAAAACCTTACAGGGAATTGATTATATGAACTTTGTGATATCGTCGACCAACTACCGGGCGGTTATGGAAGAACGCTCAACAGCCGATTACATGAAGTTCTTTGTAAAGAATTACAGCCGTTTTATCCGCTCAAATTTCAGCGACGACGAAATGGATATCTCGCCTGAAGAGTTGATGGCGCGTGCCGCAGCCGAAGACAACGCACTGAATGAGCGTGGTACCTTTGTTACTGTAAACGCAGGTCCGGCAGGATTATACGATACAAATGTTGATACCACTCAGAATTTTGTGATTGCCGTTAAAGACAAGAACCTGTCGTTACGACCCTTAATGCGTGGATTTGCCGATTTTAACCGCGACCAATTCCGCTCGTGGGGACTGGCGCTGCAGGCAAAAGAAGTGGGCGATTATCGCTTACTGGTGGTTCACGGAATTCCGGCAATTAACGAATCGATGTCGTATTTCCGCAGGGCAATTACTACACGTAGTTTGTTCGAACCACTGGGGCAATCGACTTACCGCAACTTCCTGATTACCGATGATAACCTGAAGGCTTTACTCGACGAGAATAAAGTGGATGAGTACATCGTTTTCTTCCGCGACAATTATATTCAGCGCAGGGCTTCCGATTCGTCGTCGGATACCGAAAGCCAGACTACAACACCAACAACAGCTACACAAGCAGCTGAGCCAACACCGGATGTTCAGGCTGAAAGGGCTTCGCTGGCCGATTCGCCGTACAACCAGAACATTGAAGGGCCGCACCGAATAGTGTTTGTTATTCCGGCAACAGGTGTATTTAAAGATGCCTTTATTAACGGAATTGCTGCGTATAACCAGTCGAATTTTGCCAACTCGGGCTTTACCATCGAAGAGCAGCAGCTGGATCAGGTTCGTCAGCTCATCATTGTTAAAGGTATGGAAGATGAGGCAACGGCACGTCAGTATTTTAGTGTGGTGGTGCGCAATCGCGATCTGTTCGATCCACTCGGAACGGCTCAGTACCGTAATTTCCTGATTTCGGATGAGAACTTTGGTATTTTCCTCCGCGAGAAAAATATTACCGAATACATGGATTTCTACAAAGCGATCTATTTGGGGAATTAG